In the Pithys albifrons albifrons isolate INPA30051 chromosome 3, PitAlb_v1, whole genome shotgun sequence genome, one interval contains:
- the TMEM52B gene encoding transmembrane protein 52B: MCNSDMICFVLGCCLWFPQVRGEEGCLNSEFCSGTEWDRLWYIWVVVVVGGLLLLCGLVSVCMRCCFHCQHTGDESGPQPYEVTVIAFDHDSTLQSTITSLHSVFGPAARRILAVAHSHNAAQATPPLSAADTPPVYEEALHMSRFTVAKAGQKVPDLDPVPEEKLQPPAEGKDAQPALPGH, encoded by the exons ATGTGTAACTCAGACATGATCTGCTTTGTTTTAGGGTGTTGCTTATGG TTCCCCCAGGTGAGAGGTGAGGAAGGCTGCCTCAACTCTGAATT CTGCTCAGGTACAGAGTGGGACCGTTTGTGGTATATCTG ggtggtggtggtggttggggggctcctgctcctctgtggGCTCGTGTCTGTCTGCATGAGGTGCTGCTTCcactgccagcacacagggGACGAGTCGGGGCCGCAGCCCTACGAGGTCACCGTCATCGCCTTCGACCACGACAGCACCCTCCAGAGCACCATCACCT CTCTGCACTCTGTGTTTGGGCCTGCTGCCAGGAGGATACTGGCAGTGGCACACTCCCACAACGCTGCCCAGGCAACACCACCCCTCTCAGCAGCAGACACTCCTCCAGTGTACGAAGAAGCTCTGCACATGAGCAGGTTCACGGTGGCCAAGGCGGGGCAGAAGGTGCCAGACCTGGATCCTGTTCCAGAGGAAAAACTGCAGCCACCTGCTGAGGGCAAGGATGCCCAACCAGCCCTCCCAGGACATTAG